The proteins below come from a single Desulfitobacterium metallireducens DSM 15288 genomic window:
- a CDS encoding 4Fe-4S dicluster domain-containing protein produces the protein MTIRSKINLTRRAAIKIGVLTTATLVIGVSPFQKFQVSSALAADNTGSSSKQLGFSYDQKKCIGCKQCAYTCKKVNKWEAGVEWRKVHVIATDKKPVFLSMSCNHCADPACLKVCPVGAYTKREKDGIVVHNSARCVGCKYCMYACPYHAPQFGETSGAISKCSMCYQRIDEGQKPACVEACPTKALQYGDVVDLKKLAGAVTQIANLPSPEITQPSFYIIPKP, from the coding sequence ATGACAATTCGTTCTAAGATTAACTTAACCCGTCGAGCCGCAATAAAAATTGGAGTATTAACAACTGCAACACTTGTTATTGGAGTCTCGCCATTTCAAAAATTTCAGGTAAGCAGTGCACTCGCTGCAGATAATACCGGAAGTAGCTCAAAGCAACTCGGTTTCTCCTATGACCAGAAGAAGTGCATTGGATGCAAGCAGTGCGCATATACTTGTAAAAAAGTGAACAAATGGGAAGCTGGAGTTGAATGGAGAAAAGTTCATGTAATAGCGACTGATAAAAAGCCTGTCTTTTTATCAATGAGTTGTAATCATTGTGCAGACCCTGCTTGTCTCAAGGTTTGTCCTGTTGGCGCTTATACAAAACGTGAGAAAGATGGAATTGTCGTACATAACTCTGCTCGATGCGTAGGCTGTAAGTATTGTATGTACGCCTGTCCTTATCATGCCCCACAATTTGGAGAAACGAGTGGTGCAATTTCCAAATGTAGTATGTGTTATCAGAGAATCGATGAGGGACAAAAACCAGCTTGTGTTGAGGCATGTCCAACGAAAGCCCTTCAATATGGCGATGTAGTCGACCTTAAGAAATTAGCGGGAGCTGTTACACAAATTGCAAATTTACCTTCACCTGAAATAACCCAACCTTCCTTTTATATTATTCCCAAGCCATGA
- the tatC gene encoding twin-arginine translocase subunit TatC, whose amino-acid sequence MRRRKRNDENMPLMEHIRALRKVLVISAYGIALGTVLGWAFSDMIFAYLARPVLELAGVSFITTTPMEPMMVKLKVSIVTGVVVALPILIWQIWSFILPALKQTERKYLYMIVPSSIFLFLLGDAFSFYLVIPLGIKFLLFTGGSIQSTTLVTQSSYLSFLITFILTFGIVFQLPIVLLLLIRIGIVTPQTLAKKRKWAFFGIVALTMLVSPTPDIPTQLLMAGPMYLLYEISIWLGYLVVKKREKALNAS is encoded by the coding sequence ATGCGCAGGCGGAAACGTAATGATGAAAACATGCCGCTTATGGAACATATCCGCGCCTTACGAAAAGTCCTTGTTATTTCAGCCTATGGTATCGCATTAGGGACTGTGCTGGGATGGGCTTTTAGTGATATGATTTTTGCATACTTGGCGCGTCCAGTTCTTGAGCTAGCTGGCGTGTCTTTTATTACGACAACTCCAATGGAACCGATGATGGTCAAACTTAAAGTTTCGATCGTGACTGGAGTTGTTGTTGCCTTACCTATTCTCATATGGCAGATCTGGTCTTTTATTTTACCTGCTCTTAAACAAACAGAGCGCAAGTATTTGTATATGATTGTGCCCAGTTCTATATTCCTTTTTCTTCTGGGTGATGCATTTAGCTTTTACTTGGTTATTCCACTTGGAATAAAATTTTTATTATTCACAGGCGGGTCAATTCAATCGACCACTTTGGTGACGCAAAGCTCTTATCTAAGCTTTTTAATCACGTTTATCTTGACCTTTGGGATCGTTTTTCAGCTTCCCATTGTTCTGCTACTCTTGATCCGTATCGGAATCGTAACCCCCCAAACACTTGCTAAAAAGCGAAAATGGGCATTTTTTGGGATTGTTGCCTTAACGATGCTCGTCTCACCAACACCGGATATACCGACCCAATTATTAATGGCCGGTCCGATGTATTTACTTTATGAAATCAGTATTTGGTTGGGGTATTTAGTCGTTAAAAAACGAGAAAAGGCTCTGAACGCGTCATAG
- a CDS encoding twin-arginine translocase TatA/TatE family subunit, with product MGFSMSELLILMVIGVIIFGPEDLPDIARTVGKFVYEMKKIFNDATKDLKDVTQDFTDVSKNIKDVIETPSNIINKTIDESVKPVLDMNSTGSKKQNGESQVSKEAEEELLTYDEVDNSSSKPQSKDQDKGLDPLAELPEDMVSYKS from the coding sequence ATGGGCTTTTCAATGTCAGAACTCCTCATTCTGATGGTGATCGGTGTAATTATTTTTGGACCTGAAGATTTGCCAGATATTGCACGGACTGTCGGAAAATTCGTTTATGAAATGAAGAAAATATTTAATGATGCAACAAAGGATTTGAAGGATGTAACCCAAGATTTTACAGATGTGAGCAAGAATATTAAAGACGTTATCGAAACGCCATCTAATATTATCAATAAAACAATTGATGAATCAGTAAAACCTGTTCTGGATATGAATAGTACAGGCTCTAAAAAGCAAAATGGCGAGTCACAAGTAAGTAAGGAAGCAGAGGAAGAGCTTCTTACCTATGATGAAGTGGATAATTCTTCCTCTAAACCGCAGTCCAAAGATCAGGATAAGGGTCTAGACCCACTAGCCGAGCTTCCAGAAGATATGGTATCATATAAAAGTTGA
- a CDS encoding polyprenyl synthetase family protein: MKQLWLFNQINSDLQRVEKELHRFVETDFPVLEESAVHLLDAGGKRLRPAFALLAGKFYGYPLEKLLPVAMSLELIHMATLVHDDVVDDSKTRRGRPTVKAKWGNVVSVATGDYLLARSLDLIAKINHPKVSLILAEVSVEMSRGEIQQIKASFDVKQNLKQYYYRIKRKTALLIEASCKLGAIVSDAPRRQVWALGGYGHAIGMAFQIVDDVLDVTAEASQLGKPVGGDLSQGIMTMPMIIALQRSSQKERLSYLLGKEDKTELEVREAIQLIKDSGAIDESMRCVDLYIRKAKSYLQELPNVPTRKALADLAQFIRDRKF, encoded by the coding sequence TTGAAACAATTGTGGTTGTTTAATCAGATCAACTCGGACCTTCAACGCGTAGAGAAAGAACTTCATCGGTTCGTCGAAACAGATTTTCCGGTACTTGAGGAATCAGCAGTTCATTTATTAGACGCTGGAGGGAAGCGATTACGTCCCGCATTTGCTCTTCTCGCAGGAAAATTTTATGGCTATCCTCTAGAAAAGTTACTTCCAGTTGCAATGTCTTTAGAACTTATTCATATGGCTACATTAGTTCATGATGATGTAGTCGATGATTCTAAAACACGTCGTGGTAGGCCTACGGTCAAAGCGAAATGGGGTAATGTCGTTTCTGTTGCGACAGGGGATTATCTTCTGGCTCGCTCGCTTGATCTCATAGCAAAGATTAATCATCCCAAAGTATCACTTATCCTCGCTGAAGTCAGTGTCGAAATGAGTCGGGGTGAAATTCAGCAGATTAAGGCTTCCTTTGATGTTAAACAGAATTTAAAGCAATACTATTATCGAATTAAACGGAAAACTGCACTTCTTATTGAAGCAAGTTGTAAATTAGGTGCCATTGTTTCTGATGCTCCCAGACGTCAGGTGTGGGCACTTGGAGGGTATGGTCATGCTATCGGAATGGCCTTCCAAATTGTAGATGATGTCTTAGATGTTACGGCAGAAGCGTCTCAATTGGGGAAACCAGTTGGTGGAGATTTATCTCAGGGAATTATGACCATGCCGATGATTATCGCACTTCAACGTTCTTCTCAGAAGGAACGACTCTCTTATTTACTGGGTAAAGAGGATAAAACTGAGCTAGAGGTTAGAGAGGCAATTCAATTGATCAAAGATTCTGGTGCAATTGATGAGTCTATGCGATGTGTTGATCTGTATATCCGTAAAGCGAAAAGTTATCTTCAAGAATTGCCGAATGTGCCAACGCGAAAAGCGTTAGCTGATTTGGCACAATTTATTCGTGATCGGAAATTCTAA
- the nrfD gene encoding NrfD/PsrC family molybdoenzyme membrane anchor subunit, which produces MEEIWGWLIVIYLFMGGLGAGAFLTSFAAGRGWIGNSPALQRIGYFISGPIVALGTILLVFDLGQGLKKPWLLIGLLANPRSVMTWGVYILACFIVVALVVGFLTWKKKVVPKGFIYAGAFLALATGTYTGLLVAVITAVPFWNTYLMPVLFVVSALSTGMSITSILSYVLEKGQKTDERRICKIHIGLVGAEVVLLLAIFATMLSGRHGAVGIESAKMILAGSLALPFWILLVGVGLVIPLAVFMMNYKKLSKFKVKVPVKFEVATASSQAEHSGAHVEEIDCSRSLLTVDTGVIIGGFILRFVVIFAALPLWNGVLK; this is translated from the coding sequence ATGGAAGAAATTTGGGGATGGTTAATTGTTATTTATCTTTTTATGGGAGGTTTAGGAGCGGGAGCTTTTCTTACCTCTTTTGCCGCAGGAAGAGGGTGGATCGGAAATTCTCCTGCACTTCAGCGCATAGGCTATTTTATTTCAGGACCAATTGTTGCTCTAGGAACGATACTTTTGGTTTTTGACTTGGGTCAAGGACTGAAAAAACCCTGGTTATTAATTGGCTTACTTGCGAATCCACGCTCTGTGATGACTTGGGGTGTATATATTTTAGCCTGCTTTATTGTTGTTGCATTAGTCGTTGGTTTTTTAACTTGGAAGAAAAAAGTCGTTCCGAAAGGTTTCATTTATGCTGGGGCATTCCTCGCGTTGGCAACAGGAACTTACACAGGGTTACTGGTCGCTGTTATTACAGCAGTACCATTCTGGAATACCTACCTTATGCCTGTTCTATTCGTGGTATCGGCACTATCTACGGGAATGTCGATAACCTCAATTTTAAGTTATGTGTTGGAAAAGGGTCAAAAAACGGATGAACGGAGAATATGTAAAATCCATATCGGTTTAGTTGGAGCTGAAGTTGTTCTTCTTCTCGCTATCTTTGCCACGATGCTTTCGGGTCGCCATGGGGCAGTAGGAATCGAATCTGCAAAGATGATTCTTGCAGGGTCACTCGCTTTGCCTTTTTGGATTTTACTCGTGGGTGTCGGCTTAGTTATTCCCCTCGCGGTCTTTATGATGAATTATAAAAAGTTATCAAAATTTAAAGTTAAAGTACCTGTTAAATTTGAAGTTGCTACAGCATCAAGTCAAGCAGAACATTCAGGAGCACATGTTGAAGAAATCGATTGTTCACGCTCCTTATTAACCGTTGATACTGGGGTTATTATCGGAGGATTTATTTTAAGATTCGTCGTTATCTTTGCAGCGCTCCCCCTATGGAATGGCGTTTTGAAGTAA